TAGTAAAAAACAAGATAAGTTGTTACCATAAAAGAAGGTATATGCATCACCTTGTATTTCTTACAGATGGCAACAATTTCAGGAAGCTTGCAAATTTCCCCTTCCATGCTGTATATCCCCTCCACAACAACAATAATTTTCTTCCAAGGTCTATGTGTTCTTCGTTGTCCATCAGCAATGCATCCTCTTAATACATTTTCCAAGGAAGAAGGTGCTACATATAAAGTATAGTGGTGAGGGAATAAGTACTTAATGATGTTATCAGGGGTTTTAGACAttgcatcattaataaaattatttaacAGAGACGAACTTACTGTTATGTTGAAATACTTCAACTGTAGCACCTGATCCCCGAGCACCATTTACAATAGAGTTATGGTTTAAAGTATCACTAACTATTAACCCTCCCTGTTTCAGTTTACATTAAAGTATGAGAAACTTTAACACGTAATCTTATACTCCGTATTAGTTTTCTATATTAATTATCGAATAGTAGGACATACTTTTCCAATCAAAACAGGGAGGATAGCAGAGTTGGTAACATAACCCATCCCAGTAACTATGGCAGCTGGTTTCCCAACAAAATCAGCAACCACCTCCTCCAATTCAGTATGCAGTGCTGTTGTACCTGAATGCATCAAAATAAATAAACGCAAACAGATCATGCACGTGAATGAGAGGGGTGATAATAATGATAGTGTATATGATACAGATAACTACCTCCATCAACACGAGGACTGCATGTGCTGGCAAGGTATGTCTTCATAGTCTGAATTACACGCGGAGTGCAGTACTCATCTGCTGCAGCAAATCCAAGGTAGTTGTATGACCCCAAATTAAGAGATCTATTTACATTAGTAGTCCGCCTGGCAAAAATTTAAACACGCGAGTTTATGATAAGTGTTGGAAACAATGAGTTAAAGCTTCAATGTATTATAACATGTCCTAGCATTAGAAGTAGTATAATTATAATTCAAAAGAAATATTGTATCCATATCTAAGCACTGACCTGAGTGTCTTGTTATTATCATTGGAAACACGCTCCACCACATCAAACCAAGCATCAGGGGGGCTTGATATAGGTCGTCCAAAACAGTCCTGCATGTACATGCATCATGAAGATAAAGAAAAAATGTACTCATGTAGGAAGTATGTTTTGATATATGCAGTTTCAAGTCCATAGTAGTTATTGTAAGTGAGGCTATGTTTCATTCCGTTTGCATCATTGATAACTTTCAAGATGCCATGTTACATCCTAGCACTTAAATCACTATTGGATCTTTTTACAATCCACAATCAATGCAAACTTAATATTTCATGGTCATATTAATCTGTAATCACCTTCTAAAACTAATCAAAGTCCGCGTAGTCATATTAACCTGTAATCAACTTCTAAAACAAATCAAAGAATCCAAGTCAAAGTCTCTCAGGTCTATCTATCCTTAATCAATAACAAAATTGCATGTAGCACCACATTACTTATAATTTTGCTAAGTCATACAGAAGCAAGATTAAACACGCTCTAGATCTCCTCTATGATCACTTAGAACTACATACCAATCAGAACATAGATCTGGCTATCATTTTCAAATCTATTCATTAAACAGTTCAACCGAGCTTCATATATCCATAAAAACAAAGCATCTAGATCAATAATAGTCGGAAATTAGAAGTACCTGAATACGAAGATACAGACGGCGAATGTAAAAATCTTCAAGTCCTAGACAGATCGGTGCATAACCCTAGTTATACACATAATTAGAGCAATATAAGCGTCCTTTAAGCATACACACATCAACACTAACTAATTCATTAATTATCAATCAATCATTTatcaattattataattattatagattatagattataatTGTTATGTTATAATtataaacactaataaaataatataatatttattatacgtatatgtatacaGGTAGTAAGATATGTGGAGGATGAACCTGAAGCTTATTATCTTTCCACCAATCAAATATATTCCGGAAGAAATCACGTAATTGACCGAAAGCGAAGAGAAGTCCGTAGCTGAAGTAGGTTGTTAAGGCGGTTACATAAGGTATCGTGATCATTTTTTATTTATTGAGTTTTGTATGTATTTGTTGCCGTGAACGACGGATGTTGATCGGAGATCGAGACGGAAATGGAACGCCGGCGAATTAAGAGAAGAAAGAAAAATTGGGATTGGATTGGAAGAAGTGGGGACCGCACCTCGTGCTGCTTCGGCGGCTATTAAGAGATGGATCGctcggatttttttttttttttttttgtttgattttCGGATTTGTTTTGCAAGGTTTTGAAATACGGAGTATaattttgattaattaattaattttgaatattaattaatttataatttattaacatttattaattattaattttaatttaaattaatattaataataaaataataaataataaatataataggaGTAGGAACCTTCAACGCTTTTCTTCTCTAAAGTTTAACGTTAAATAATACAGTATACAATATATGTAATAAGATTTTAGTGTGATTGACATTTTTTAAGTTGGCCAACAGGCCCaaccttatattatatattatactagGTTTTTAGCTCGTACGATGCACGGTTCTTGAAAAATTATTTATACTTATAATCAGCTAAAAAAAGCTAAAAAAGTAgtgatgataattgatacatacttTAATATTTAGATGACGTTTGTAGTGATTATTTTAATAAAGTATTAATAATTTGATATTTCATTTTTCTTATATATGACTTTTTTTCTCCGAACCTCCTAGCTTTTAGCTATGCCCAATCAATCTTTAAAGTGTGAAACATAATATATAAATCTATCTATCTAGTAAGATATTACGTACGTGATAACCAATCTCTGAAATGTGAAGCATAATCTATAAATCTATCTATTAAGATATTACGTGATTTTAATAGTAAGTTTACATCATATATTCGTAAGATACTTTTTCATTTTAAggaaataacatataatataattatgttatactAATAAAGTAATaccgttgaatttttttttttttgaacatcaGTTTGAGATCACTAAAGGGGAAATAAACACCCATGCGTTTGTAGTTAATATTTGTACATAATGACTTCGTAACACCCTTGATATTTGTATTCGACTTACTAATTTACTACCAATCGTATAATATAATACTTaattaaaatatattatattggtatagtaaaataaaattatttaaatattatttaaattatattattaaaaaattaACGAATATATAATACCGATTAAAATACTTAGTATAAAACCTAGACAAATACAATAGGTTACTCTTATTTTTATGATGTACGAATCTATATCTATATCCTATATCATAAGCAAGGTTCgagtatattatatattatatgtgaaGGAATCGAGAGAGAACTAAGGTTCgagtatattatatattatatattagcgCAGACTGACACATGTTAGTCTGTGTGACACAGACTGAGCCACATGTCGGTCTGAGTGGATGTGCATTTAATATAATATGTTAGTTCTCTTAATTCTCTCACACACTTGATTCTCTTTAGATGctatcatatattttatatatttatttatataatttattatgtGTATAATATACGGAGTACTATACTTTGAGATTGTGCTTTGTATGGCTGCATTAAAAATGCAAAAATAATTAGTTGTGATTACATACGACGATTAGTGTCCAAAATGTGCAAATACCAAAAAATAAATATTAGTAACAGCAGATTGTTAAGTTACAAAACACAATAATAACAAAATATTACAATGTATTGTAAACAAAATCAATACCTTCAAAAAAATTTGCTTTCAACTCTTGAAATTGTTAGAAAtcgggtatgaattgactgccggattcgttcttgaatcgtgtaatcactatctctataaagtatttcgaccctacgattgccacggttgcacgaaatctttacagggatcaaacaagaacgcaatcagtgttttgggcaacgaaatcactgatcaaattgttagagaatatgtgtgtgtttctgtTGG
This window of the Rutidosis leptorrhynchoides isolate AG116_Rl617_1_P2 chromosome 7, CSIRO_AGI_Rlap_v1, whole genome shotgun sequence genome carries:
- the LOC139857068 gene encoding long chain base biosynthesis protein 2a-like is translated as MITIPYVTALTTYFSYGLLFAFGQLRDFFRNIFDWWKDNKLQGYAPICLGLEDFYIRRLYLRIQDCFGRPISSPPDAWFDVVERVSNDNNKTLRRTTNVNRSLNLGSYNYLGFAAADEYCTPRVIQTMKTYLASTCSPRVDGGTTALHTELEEVVADFVGKPAAIVTGMGYVTNSAILPVLIGKGGLIVSDTLNHNSIVNGARGSGATVEVFQHNTPSSLENVLRGCIADGQRRTHRPWKKIIVVVEGIYSMEGEICKLPEIVAICKKYKAYVYLDEAHSIGAIGKTGRGVCELLGVDTADVDIMMGTFTKSFGSCGGYIAGSKELIQYLKYTCPAHLYATSISPPAAQQIISSINVILGKDGSSRGAQKLAQIRENSNYFRSELQKLGFEVLGDNDSPVMPIMLYNPAKIPAFSRECLKRNVAVVTVAFPATPLLLARARICISAAHTREDLVKALEVISTVGDMVGIKYFPAEPKKSQRVEGRAKLE